One window from the genome of Magnolia sinica isolate HGM2019 chromosome 4, MsV1, whole genome shotgun sequence encodes:
- the LOC131244445 gene encoding dolichyl-diphosphooligosaccharide--protein glycosyltransferase subunit 4A-like → MIDDQGLGFFTNFLGICIFILVIGYQYVMADPKYEGS, encoded by the coding sequence ATGATTGACGACCAGGGCTTGGGGTTCTTTACCAATTTCCTAGGCATCTGTATATTTATTCTGGTAATTGGTTACCAATATGTGATGGCGGATCCGAAATATGAAGGGAGCTGA